A region from the Acomys russatus chromosome 20, mAcoRus1.1, whole genome shotgun sequence genome encodes:
- the Pcdhb3 gene encoding protocadherin beta-3 produces MEAKEESFLKQRQVLLLFVFLGGSLAGSGSRRYSVAEEKERGCLIANLARDLGLSVEELAERRAQAISKGNIQYFQLSHQTGDLLLVEKLDREELCGSTEPCVLHFQILLHNPLQFITNEVEVVDVNDHAPEFFENAMQLKVLESSPPGTVISLGNAVDLDVGRNGLQNYTVSPNSHFHVRTHRRRDGRKYPELVLDRALDREEQPELSLTLTALDGGSPPRSGTAQVHILVLDINDNAPEFTQSLYEVHILEKSPIGSVIITLSASDLDTGTFGAISYVFFHASEEILKTFELNPSTGDIQLVKGLDYETINTYEVDIEAKDGGGLSGKCTVIVQVVDVNDNPPQLALSSVNSLVPENSAETVVAVFSVSDLDSGDNGRVTCSIQNDLPFILKPSVENFYTIGSQGALDRESRAEYNITITISDLGTPRLTTQHTITVQVSDINDNAPAFTQPSYTLFVRENNSPALHIGTISATDSDSGSNAHITYSLLPSHDQQLTLTSLISINADNGQLFALRVLDYEALQAFEFRVGATDGGSPTLSSQTLVHVLVLDDNDNEPFFLYPLQNASAPCTELLPRAAEPGYLVTKVVAVDRDSGQNAWLSFQLLKATEPGLFSVWAHNGEVRTTRLLSERDATKHRLLLLVKDNGEPQRSASVTLHVLVVDGFSQPYLPLPEVVPDPTQDEDALTLYLVIALASVSSLFLLSVLLFVGVRLCRRARTTSLGVCSVPGGHIPGHLVDVSGMGTLSQSYQYEVCLTGDSRTGDFKFLSPVMPNLFLEEAEGDVKESPHFRNSVVVS; encoded by the coding sequence ATGGAGGCCAAAGAGGAGAGCTTCCTTAAACAAAGGCAAGTcttgcttctctttgtttttctaggTGGGTCTCTGGCTGGATCCGGGTCTAGGCGCTATTCTGTGgctgaggaaaaagagaggggcTGCTTAATAGCCAATTTAGCAAGGGATCTGGGGCTCAGTGTAGAAGAGCTGGCTGAAAGGAGAGCTCAGGCTATTTCCAAAGGGAACATACAGTATTTTCAGCTCAGTCATCAGACTGGAGATTTGCTCTTGGTTGAGAAATTGGACCGGGAGGAGCTGTGCGGTTCCACAGAGCCCTGTGTGCTGCATTTTCAGATACTGCTGCATAACCCTTTGCAGTTTATTACAAATGAAGTTGAGGTCGTAGATGTAAATGACCACGCCCCGGAGTTCTTTGAAAACGCAATGCAACTGAAAGTCCTGGAAAGCTCCCCACCCGGGACAGTCATTTCTTTGGGAAATGCTGTGGACTTGGATGTGGGAAGAAACGGACTCCAGAACTACACAGTCTCTCCCAATTCCCATTTTCATGTTCGCACCCACCGCCGTAGGGATGGAAGGAAGTATCCAGAACTAGTGCTAGACCGAGCTCTGGACCGggaggagcagccagagctcagTTTAACTCTCACAGCCCTGGATGGAGGATCCCCACCTCGGTCTGGCACGGCCCAGGTCCACATCCTGGTCCTAGACATAAACGATAACGCTCCAGAATTTACACAGTCACTCTACGAGGTTCACATTCTAGAGAAAAGCCCCATTGGCTCTGTCATTATCAcgctctcagcttctgacttaGATACGGGAACGTTTGGCGCGATATCGTATGTATTTTTTCATGCTTCTgaagaaattctcaaaacattTGAACTAAATCCTAGTACTGGTGACATACAACTAGTTAAGGGTTTAGATTATGAAACAATTAATACTTACGAGGTTGACATAGAGGCAAAGGATGGAGGAGGCCTTTCAGGAAAATGCACAGTCATAGTTCAGGTGGTTGATGTGAATGACAACCCACCTCAACTGGCTTTATCATCAGTTAACAGTCTTGTCCCTGAGAATTCGGCAGAGACTGTGGTGGCTGTTTTCAGTGTTTCCGATTTAGACTCTGGAGATAACGGAAGAGTGACATGTTCCATCCAGAACGATCTCCCGTTCATCCTAAAACCATCTGTAGAGAATTTTTATACTATAGGGTCTCAAGGAGCgctggacagagagagcagagccgAGTACAACATCACCATCACAATCTCAGACCTGGGCACACCCAGGCTCACAACCCAGCACACCATAACAGTGCAGGTGTCTGACATCAACGACAATGCCCCTGCCTTCACCCAACCCTCCTACACCCTGTTTGTCCGCGAGAACAACAGCCCCGCCCTGCACATAGGCACCATCAGCGCCACAGACTCAGACTCTGGCTCCAATGCCCACATCACCTACTCGCTGCTGCCATCCCACGACCAGCAACTGACCCTAACCTCGCTCATCTCCATCAATGCTGATAATGGGCAACTGTTCGCGCTCAGGGTTCTGGACTATGAGGCCCTGCAGGCCTTCGAGTTCCGCGTGGGCGCCACAGACGGAGGCTCGCCCACGCTCAGCAGCCAGACACTGGTGCACGTGCTGGTCCtggatgacaatgacaatgagcCCTTCTTTCTGTACCCGCTGCAGAACGCCTCTGCGCCCTGCACTGAGCTGCTACCTAGGGCGGCGGAGCCTGGCTATCTGGTCACCAAGGTGGTGGCTGTGGACCGTGACTCTGGCCAGAATGCCTGGCTGTCTTTCCAGCTGCTCAAGGCCACGGAGCCGGGGCTGTTCAGTGTGTGGGCTCACAATGGCGAAGTGCGTACCACAAGGCTGCTGAGCGAGCGCGATGCAACCaagcacaggctgctgctgctggtcaaGGACAATGGCGAGCCCCAGCGCTCTGCCAGCGTCACTCTGCATGTGCTGGTGGTGGATGGCTTCTCCCagccctacctgcctctgccagaggTGGTGCCCGACCCTACACAGGATGAAGATGCGCTCACGCTGTACCTGGTCATTGCCTTGgcttctgtgtcttctctcttcctcttgtcTGTGCTGCTGTTCGTCGGGGTGAGGCTGTGCAGGAGAGCCAGGACAACTTCTCTGGGTGTTTGCTCTGTGCCCGGGGGACATATTCCTGGCCACCTGGTGGACGTCAGCGGTATGGGGACCCTGTCCCAGAGCTACCAGTATGAGGTGTGTCTGACTGGAGACTCTAGGACTGGTGATTTCAAATTCCTAAGTCCGGTGATGCCAAACCTGTTTCTGGAAGAAGCTGAGGGAGACGTTAAGGAAAGTCCCCACTTCAGGAATAGCGTTGTAGTCAGCTAA